From the Schistocerca americana isolate TAMUIC-IGC-003095 unplaced genomic scaffold, iqSchAmer2.1 HiC_scaffold_62, whole genome shotgun sequence genome, the window ATGAGGGAAGCTATTTCACCTAGTCGGAGGTAAGAATCAGACCATTTAACTTGTGTTTTATGGTTTGACCATCACATATCACTGACAACCTCCATTATGCCCTACTATGTTTCGGGTTGATTGTCACACTTCGATTCCTGGCAACTAGGGAATCATTAAGAGCCTAGCTTTCAGTCATAGAGTTTCACAGCCAAGCATTTCAAAAAATTATTCTGCAGGTGTTTGCTAAAATTTGCATCAGACTGAAAGATAAATACTTGAAGGTAAACTACTGTTATCTTACGAGTGTGGAATACCTTTACGTGGTGCTAAGAagctaattttgttttaattgttaACAGGCTCCAAGAACACAAACATAAGggaattaaatttggaaaaaaaatttaaaacttttggcAGTTTCCAAGCTGTATTGGTAAGCCACAAAATTGAGCTATGTACCATTGAAAGCCTGGCATTCCCGAAGTGAatataaatgtataaaaaagaaattttatctTAAATATTCTTCACCAGTAGGACTTTTCAGCAGTTTACTGCAATTGGCAATATAAATGTGTCCATTATTAAATATTTGTACAAATTATCTCTTCAGATGCAATGGACAGGAAGCATGTTGGGTTTGTCCCTCCACAATCTGATGACTTGACATATTACAACTAAAAAAAGTTTCACAGCCTTGTTTTGCtggctgttgggggggggggggggggggggggagatctatgCCAACAGTCACATCAGTTCTGCGTGAAAACTGGCTAAAGATACCCTAGGAAAAAATACTTCCATGCAGCAACATAAAAAGTGCTACATGTTATACTGACAGAGGAcacgctatctctctctctctctctctctctctctctctctctctctctctctctctctctctctctctctcttctcccccccccccctcccacctcacaCGCACGCACCCACGCACcatactatatggtgagtggcaactttcctttcacaatattgttacattccatcctggatttcccattgtttgttcGCTACACAACTATTCAATTGATGATGCAGATAGCACTTATCTGGCAAGTACTGATGTCGAAGACACAGATCTGTATACCATAGGGCAGGGTTTCCCAACATGTGGTCCGCAGACCCCTTAGGGCTCCGCTGGCTCTTCCTAGggagtccgcggccacctttcaccgaatcgtgtaaaataatgagtaaaattattaaataaaaatgtgaaaatcaaatttatcactattttttttgtgtgaaaacgaGTACTttaacttcaggtcgtattcccaagcagcctttgcggttcctaagtgagaacgcatacacagtttaatgCCGGAGAATGTGGCTTCTCTGATTGACGGTTTCGCAGCAATTCGGGGGTCATTTGtgccccggctcacggcgctagatgcgctgaaagcttttacgcatgcgcagagcgagctttgtcgaccaatcacagcgctcaatggcacgtatgcggccccaggcatcattaaatgttaaacttgctttgtcagtgcactacctatttcataagtcaatttttgaccagtttattacttctaacatggatccctCGCTGAAAGCGGGATCAGTGAAGAAGGGTGCGGTTTCTCCAtcaccttcacaacaagggaagtttccagttgaaatgaaggaagagggaggacgaccaaaggaagaacactcacaagaagctccaaagactattaatacttcagggaggggggtcattgggaaAGTAGCACTAGCATTAAGAAGCtctcagttcccatgggtttcgctctgaaatttaaagttactgtgctcgacTGACTagaggtccgccatggattttcaactgtagaaggggtccgccaactgaaaaggttgggaagccctgccataGGGAATGGGTTTTGGCGGTGTGACAAATCTCTCGCAAGCTTACCACAACAGGACAGAAACAGGACATCATTACATGCCACAGAAGTGAGTGAGAATCCTGTGAATATTTCAATCCTGTAGGGTATGTACCCTGGCAGTGGGAAGCTATAacgaaaacaatttttaattttcaatcttttatttaaaaattaacaatCAGTAACTTTCTGAATTGCATCCATGATGGCATTCATGATAACATTCACTTTGCCTCTgcatttaattttctatttttagttgTTATCAGCTCAGCTGCAACATATTCGCCCAACTTGTCATCCTCATTGCTCCCATTCATTGCTGTTTGTTTGTCTCgcagcattgacaatgtgctgcttACCAGGACATCTTTGGCCTGCTTCTTAGAATTGGCAGAGTGCCCCACTTTGAATAATTCTGGTGCGCGCTGAGGGGTAGATGGAGAACTGTTCTCAACTGCACACCCCACTGTAAATGTCTTGTGAGCACTAGAAAAAAAAGCAATTTATGAAATACTGCACTGTAAACatgataaaataataacattacaatTAAAATTGATTGTGCCAAATACAGTAGACTGTATAAAATTATTGGTGTAAATAACATGTATGAAACCTGAATGTTGGAACCATTGGCTTGCTGCAATAAATTTGTACAGTAATATGGAAAGGTCAGTGTTGAAACTCTTTTATTTTCTATAAAGAAAAACACTAAAGAAGTCTGTGATGATATAAATGAACATTATGGTGAGGCagtgaattaaaaaacaaaaattctgacacatgagACGTTGTATCTACTCAACTGCAGTAGGTGGCAAAGCCTGTAACTTTTCTAATAAATTTAGCCACAGATGGAAGGTTATTcctgacaagtttcagatagagTAAGGTGATCCCC encodes:
- the LOC124587780 gene encoding uncharacterized protein LOC124587780 isoform X1, which translates into the protein MEPENLLKCGYQWIKLNVCGLVYTDDIRYRSAMILSDMEYIIYGNSAHKTFTVGCAVENSSPSTPQRAPELFKVGHSANSKKQAKDVLVSSTLSMLRDKQTAMNGSNEDDKLGEYVAAELITTKNRKLNAEAK
- the LOC124587780 gene encoding uncharacterized protein LOC124587780 isoform X3, giving the protein MRRSILHNVLHKSAHKTFTVGCAVENSSPSTPQRAPELFKVGHSANSKKQAKDVLVSSTLSMLRDKQTAMNGSNEDDKLGEYVAAELITTKNRKLNAEAK
- the LOC124587780 gene encoding uncharacterized protein LOC124587780 isoform X2 produces the protein MQLLQALKPMDKPSAHKTFTVGCAVENSSPSTPQRAPELFKVGHSANSKKQAKDVLVSSTLSMLRDKQTAMNGSNEDDKLGEYVAAELITTKNRKLNAEAK